The sequence below is a genomic window from Solanum stenotomum isolate F172 unplaced genomic scaffold, ASM1918654v1 scaffold5641, whole genome shotgun sequence.
AGGTTTTCTTTGAAAAtttcatgaattgaattataacCTTAGAGTTGGGTAGATTTGGAGATTTTAAATTCATTCCTGCATTTCTGCTTACCTTTTGCTCTTCATGTCAATGCTTCTAGTATTGTTTAGTACAAAAAGTACTGAGAGCATACAATAAATTCTTGCTCTTGCTATGATTCTTGAATTACTCACAATACAGAAAATAGTGGCCTGTGTTTCTGGTTGCTTAGAGTCGTATGCTGTACTTCTGTCATTCATACTTGTTAATTGCATTTCCCATTCAGCATTTGTTTAAGCATATTAGTCATCTTTGCTCTTCTAATCAAGTCCTGCTCATACAACCCGAGTTGGTTACACTCATACTAGATTTTCCGAGTTTCCAGTCATTAGGATCTCTCGATTCAAATGCTTTGGAAATCTTGATGactttcttgttttttctcAGAAATATATGGTTCGAAGAAAGATTGAAGAAATTAACTACACGTGTATCGAGTGTCTGTTGTATACCTTCCACCATTTAGCTCACAAGGTAAGAGTTTTAATTTCTTGAACATGGATAATATTATTACCTGATGCATAGAATCAACCTGCTTATACTTTTCCATTTGAATCTGATAGACTCCAAATGCCACAAACAGTCTCTGTGGGTACAAGATTGTCACTGGACAACCATCAGATAGACTGGGGGAGGATTTCTCGGAGCAATATAAGGACTTTACTGAGAGGTGCTTCTACTTGTTCTTCTATTCCTTGATGTTATAACTCGAGCCCTAGATGCTATGCTTGGTTGAT
It includes:
- the LOC125852798 gene encoding apoptosis inhibitor 5-like protein API5 — protein: LPEQGKLDLLKNLAECSLCATTQDSRQLLPSVVQLLKKYMVRRKIEEINYTCIECLLYTFHHLAHKTPNATNSLCGYKIVTGQPSDRLGEDFSEQYKDFTERCFYLFFYSLML